From Sinorhizobium sp. RAC02, a single genomic window includes:
- the napF gene encoding ferredoxin-type protein NapF yields the protein MERQGALSRRDFLRGGRQDASIRIRPPGVEDATLAACTGCGACVEHCPAKIISLVDGLPALDFTVGECTFCGACAASCPEPVFVEAASRFDHIVAISDACLPFQRVDCQACRDACPTAAIRFRPVRGGPFVPELLAEACTGCGACIAICPVGAVTTAPLSTEATYA from the coding sequence ATGGAGCGGCAGGGGGCGTTGTCGAGACGGGATTTCCTGAGGGGTGGCAGGCAGGACGCCAGCATCCGCATCCGACCGCCGGGGGTTGAAGATGCAACACTTGCGGCCTGCACCGGCTGCGGCGCCTGCGTCGAGCACTGTCCTGCAAAGATCATCAGCCTCGTGGATGGACTGCCGGCACTCGACTTCACGGTTGGTGAATGCACATTCTGCGGCGCCTGCGCTGCAAGCTGTCCCGAGCCGGTTTTCGTCGAGGCGGCCAGCCGCTTCGATCACATCGTTGCCATCTCGGACGCATGCCTGCCATTCCAGCGTGTCGACTGCCAGGCCTGTCGGGACGCCTGTCCCACCGCGGCGATCCGCTTTCGCCCGGTGCGCGGTGGGCCTTTCGTGCCGGAGTTGCTGGCCGAAGCCTGTACCGGCTGCGGTGCCTGCATTGCCATCTGTCCCGTTGGCGCGGTGACAACCGCGCCGTTGAGCACGGAGGCCACTTATGCCTGA
- the napE gene encoding periplasmic nitrate reductase, NapE protein, with product MSEALTEHLPPQTPKPSRRRELITFLVLAFGIWPIVAVGVVGGYGFFVWMLQIIYGPPGPPVH from the coding sequence TTGTCCGAAGCCTTGACAGAGCATCTGCCGCCCCAGACGCCGAAACCCAGCCGGCGACGCGAGCTGATTACCTTCCTCGTTCTGGCTTTTGGTATCTGGCCCATTGTCGCCGTCGGCGTCGTCGGCGGATACGGCTTTTTCGTCTGGATGCTTCAAATTATCTACGGGCCGCCCGGCCCCCCTGTCCATTAG
- a CDS encoding formylglycine-generating enzyme family protein, whose translation MATVTSRPGPSWASLALPALLFAALAGALAMKVDLVDPSPTGPMLAEPRTVEIAPRSFQYRDSGEFFRNGFAVDGPVKTVTVRRPLTIMKYQVTAADYARCVADDACAPAEPGFVPADPADTPVTGVSYDDTIAYAGWLSARTGEVWTLPTDRDLAFAAGSRFPDDALGVDIDSTNPADRWLADYRREAARKASRDPVPQPLGRFGENEHGLADFAGNIWEWTTTCNRRVNLDKGGRVVNDVSSCGIYVASGKHRAALSSFVRNPKGGGCAVGVPPDNVGFRLIKDTRWYAPLLVALRDRGFPL comes from the coding sequence ATGGCTACGGTAACATCGAGACCCGGCCCGTCGTGGGCGTCGCTTGCTCTTCCCGCTCTCCTGTTCGCTGCGCTGGCCGGCGCGTTGGCGATGAAGGTCGATCTCGTCGACCCCAGCCCGACCGGCCCTATGCTTGCCGAACCGCGGACGGTGGAGATCGCGCCGCGCAGCTTCCAGTACCGCGACAGTGGCGAATTCTTCCGCAACGGCTTTGCCGTTGATGGTCCGGTGAAAACCGTGACGGTACGCCGACCGCTCACCATCATGAAATATCAGGTCACCGCCGCCGACTATGCGCGGTGCGTTGCCGATGATGCCTGTGCACCCGCCGAGCCCGGCTTCGTGCCGGCCGATCCCGCCGATACGCCGGTGACCGGCGTCAGTTATGACGACACCATCGCCTATGCCGGATGGCTGAGTGCGCGCACCGGCGAAGTCTGGACGCTGCCGACCGATCGGGATCTTGCTTTTGCTGCTGGATCGCGTTTTCCCGACGACGCGCTGGGCGTCGATATAGACAGCACCAATCCCGCAGACCGCTGGCTGGCGGACTATCGCCGCGAGGCGGCGCGCAAGGCCTCGCGCGATCCGGTGCCGCAACCGCTCGGTCGCTTCGGGGAGAATGAGCACGGTCTTGCCGATTTCGCCGGCAATATCTGGGAATGGACCACGACCTGCAACCGCCGTGTCAACCTGGACAAGGGCGGCCGGGTGGTGAACGACGTGTCGTCCTGCGGCATCTATGTTGCGAGCGGCAAGCACCGGGCGGCGCTGAGTTCGTTCGTGCGCAATCCCAAGGGGGGCGGCTGTGCGGTGGGCGTGCCGCCGGACAATGTCGGCTTCCGGCTCATCAAGGACACGCGGTGGTACGCACCCTTGCTCGTGGCCCTCAGGGACAGGGGATTTCCACTCTGA
- a CDS encoding Crp/Fnr family transcriptional regulator: MKIDRTVVRSLALFDKMSDEDLDRLLAHAAARRVAQGDAVFEQGQQATSFFLLLHGRLKVTQVTEDGQQIIVRVVHPGDLFGFAKALQRSDYPGTARAATESVILGWPTDLWPHFVEQNPRLAVSAMQTIGQRLEEAHTRIREMSTQEVERRVAHAVLRLSQQAGRKEGGGIRIDFPISRQDIAEMTGTTLHTVSRILSAWESRGLVEGGRQKLLICDIAGLSALADGVRD; the protein is encoded by the coding sequence GTGAAAATCGACCGGACCGTCGTTCGCTCGCTCGCCCTGTTCGACAAGATGAGCGACGAGGACCTCGACAGACTGCTTGCCCACGCGGCAGCGCGGCGCGTGGCGCAGGGCGACGCCGTCTTCGAGCAGGGCCAGCAGGCGACAAGTTTCTTTCTCCTGCTGCACGGCCGGCTGAAAGTGACGCAGGTTACGGAGGACGGCCAGCAGATCATCGTGCGCGTCGTGCATCCCGGTGACCTCTTCGGTTTTGCCAAGGCGCTCCAGCGTTCCGACTATCCCGGCACCGCGCGCGCGGCGACGGAAAGCGTGATCCTCGGCTGGCCGACTGATCTCTGGCCGCACTTCGTCGAGCAGAACCCGCGTCTTGCCGTCAGCGCCATGCAGACGATCGGCCAGCGGCTGGAAGAGGCGCATACGAGGATCCGCGAAATGTCCACGCAGGAAGTGGAGCGCCGGGTGGCGCATGCCGTGCTGCGCCTGTCCCAGCAGGCGGGGCGCAAGGAAGGCGGTGGCATCCGCATCGACTTTCCGATCTCGCGCCAGGACATAGCCGAAATGACCGGTACGACATTGCACACCGTCTCGCGCATCCTGAGTGCCTGGGAATCGCGCGGCCTCGTCGAGGGCGGACGACAGAAGCTTTTGATCTGCGACATCGCCGGCCTTTCCGCACTGGCAGACGGGGTACGGGATTGA